A window from Labrus mixtus chromosome 14, fLabMix1.1, whole genome shotgun sequence encodes these proteins:
- the LOC132988721 gene encoding olfactory receptor 52D1-like, which yields MKNFSEVTSFHMTAYYGMEKLKPLYFFIFLMIYITIIVENVILISVIYHEKSLHEPMYLLVCNLAVNGLYGSTALLPAVLSNLLLRSYDISLTLCQTQIYAVHTYAITEFTILAAMSYDRYVAICYPLLYHAIMSQRLVKLIVFTWLFPLLAFLIVFFFTLQLRYCGRTIEKLYCMNYILVKLACSDTSTVNIIGLLSVGLYAVPQICIIFYSYAHILRVCLASFSKSNFKALRTCTPHLLAIVNYTIGCFLEIALSRFNTTDLPYQTKLFLSLYFLIFPPLLNPAIYGLSINFIRARLFRLLSRKRRIEAN from the coding sequence ATGAAAAATTTCTCTGAAGTGACGTCTTTTCATATGACTGCTTACTATGGAATGGAAAAGCTGAAGCCAttgtactttttcattttccttatGATATACATCACCATTATTGTTGAAAATGTCATCTTAATCAGTGTGATTTATCATGAAAAAAGCCTGCATGAGCCCATGTACTTGTTGGTGTGTAACTTGGCAGTGAATGGTCTGTATGGAAGCACAGCTTTACTGCCAGCAGTCCTGAGCAACCTGTTGTTACGCTCATATGACATATCTCTGACACTTTGTCAGACACAGATCTATGCAGTACACACATATGCCATAACTGAATTCACAATTCTTGCAGCGATGAGTTACGACAGGTATGTGGCCATTTGTTATCCACTGCTTTATCATGCCATCATGTCACAAAGACTCGTTAAACTGATTGTTTTTACCTGGCTCTTTCCCTTACTtgcctttttaattgttttttttttcactcttcagCTTAGGTATTGTGGAAGAACAATTGAAAAGTTGTACTGCATGAATTACATTTTAGTCAAACTGGCCTGTTCTGATACGTCTACTGTCAACATAATCGGTCTGTTATCTGTAGGTTTGTACGCAGTTCCACAGATTTGTataatattttattcatatgCACACATCCTAAGAGTATGTTTAGCGTCATTCAGCAAATCCAACTTCAAAGCCCTCCGGACATGCACTCCCCACCTACTAGCGATAGTTAACTACACAATAGGTTGCTTTTTAGAAATAGCACTAAGTCGATTTAACACAACTGACCTTCCTTACCAAAccaagttgtttttgtctttgtacttTTTGATATTTCCACCACTTCTTAATCCAGCCATCTATGGGTTGAGTATTAATTTTATAAGAGCACGACTGTTCAGGCTTTTAAGCAGAAAAAGGAGGATAGAAGCAAATTAG
- the LOC132988722 gene encoding olfactory receptor 52D1-like — MKNFSEVTSFHMTAYYGMEKLKPLYFFIFLMIYIIIIVENVILISVIYHEKSLHEPMYLLVCNLAVNGLYGSTALLPAVLSNLLLRSYDISLTLCQTQIYAVHTYAITEFTILAAMSYDRYVAICYPLLYHAIMSQRLVKLIVFTWLFPLLAFLIVFFFTLQLRYCGRTIEKLYCMNYILVKLACSDTSTVNIIGLLSVGLYAVPQICIIFYSYAHILRVCLASFSKSNFKALRTCTPHLLAIVNYAIGCFLEIALSRFNTTDLPYQTKLFLSLYFLIFPPLLNPAIYGLSINFIRARLFRLLSRKRRIEAN, encoded by the coding sequence ATGAAAAATTTCTCTGAAGTGACGTCTTTTCATATGACTGCTTACTATGGAATGGAAAAGCTGAAGCCAttgtactttttcattttccttatGATATACATCATCATTATTGTTGAAAATGTCATCTTAATCAGTGTGATTTATCATGAAAAAAGCCTGCATGAGCCCATGTACTTGTTGGTGTGTAACTTGGCAGTGAATGGTCTGTATGGAAGCACAGCTTTACTGCCAGCAGTCCTGAGCAACCTGTTGTTACGCTCATATGACATATCTCTGACACTTTGTCAGACACAGATCTATGCAGTACACACATATGCCATAACTGAATTCACAATTCTTGCAGCGATGAGTTACGACAGGTATGTGGCCATTTGTTATCCACTGCTTTATCATGCCATCATGTCACAAAGACTCGTTAAACTGATTGTTTTTACCTGGCTCTTTCCCTTACTtgcctttttaattgttttttttttcactcttcagCTTAGGTATTGTGGAAGAACAATTGAAAAGTTGTACTGCATGAATTACATTTTAGTCAAACTGGCCTGTTCTGATACGTCTACTGTCAACATAATCGGTCTGTTATCTGTAGGTTTGTACGCAGTTCCACAGATTTGTataatattttattcatatgCACACATCCTAAGAGTATGTTTAGCGTCATTCAGCAAATCCAACTTCAAAGCCCTCCGGACATGCACTCCCCACCTACTAGCGATAGTTAACTACGCAATAGGTTGCTTTTTAGAAATAGCACTAAGTCGATTTAACACAACTGACCTTCCTTACCAAAccaagttgtttttgtctttgtacttTTTGATATTTCCACCACTTCTTAATCCAGCCATCTATGGGTTGAGTATTAATTTTATAAGAGCACGACTGTTCAGGCTTTTAAGCAGAAAAAGGAGGATAGAAGCAAATTAG
- the LOC132988720 gene encoding olfactory receptor 52Z1P-like: MKNFSEVTYFHMSAYYEMEELKPLYFFIFLMIYIIIIVENVILISVIYHEKSLHEPMYLLVCNLAVNGLYGSTALLPAVLSNLLLRSYDISLALCQTQIYAVHTYAITEFTILAAMSYDRYVAICYPLLYHAIMSQRLVKLIVFTWLFPLLAFLIVFFFTLQLRYCERTIEKLYCMNYILVKLACSDTSTVNIIGLLSVVVYTVPQICMIFYSYAHILSVCLASFSKSKLKALRTCTPHLLAIVNYAIGCFLEIALSRFNTTDLPYQTKLFLSLYFLIFPPLLNPAIYGLSIHFIRARLFRLFSRKRRIEAN; this comes from the coding sequence ATGAAAAATTTCTCTGAAGTGACGTATTTTCATATGTCTGCTTACTATGAAATGGAAGAGCTGAAGCCAttgtactttttcattttccttatGATATACATCATCATTATTGTTGAAAATGTCATCTTAATCAGTGTGATTTATCATGAAAAAAGCCTGCATGAGCCCATGTACTTGTTGGTGTGTAACTTGGCAGTGAATGGTCTGTATGGAAGCACAGCTTTACTGCCAGCAGTCCTGAGCAACCTGTTGTTACGCTCATATGACATATCTCTGGCACTTTGTCAGACACAGATCTATGCAGTACACACATATGCCATAACTGAATTCACAATTCTTGCAGCGATGAGTTACGACAGGTATGTGGCCATTTGTTATCCACTGCTTTATCATGCCATCATGTCACAAAGACTTGTTAAACTGATTGTTTTTACCTGGCTCTTTCCCTTACTtgcctttttaattgttttttttttcactcttcagCTTAGGTATTGTGAAAGAACAATTGAAAAGTTGTACTGCATGAATTACATTTTAGTCAAACTGGCCTGTTCTGATACATCTACTGTCAACATAATCGGTCTGTTATCTGTAGTTGTGTACACAGTTCCACAGATTTGTATGATATTTTATTCATATGCACACATCCTAAGTGTATGTTTAGCGTCATTCAGCAAGTCCAAGCTCAAAGCCCTCCGGACATGCACTCCCCACCTACTAGCGATAGTTAACTACGCAATAGGTTGCTTTTTAGAAATAGCACTAAGTCGATTTAACACAACTGACCTTCCTTACCAAACCaagttgtttctgtctttgtacTTTTTGATATTTCCACCACTTCTTAATCCAGCCATCTATGGGTTGAGTATTCATTTTATAAGAGCACGACTGTTCAGGCTTTTCAGCAGAAAAAGGAGGATAGAAGCAAATTAG
- the LOC132988723 gene encoding olfactory receptor 52D1-like, translating to MKNFSEVTSFHMTAYYGMEKLKPLYFFIFLMIYITIIVENVILISVIYHEKSLHEPMYLLVCNLAVNGLYGSTALLPAVLSNLLLRSYDISLTLCQTQIYAVHTYAITEFTILAAMSYDRYVAICYPLLYHAIMSQRLVKLIVFTWLFPLLAFLIVFFFTLQLRYCGRTIEKLYCMNYILVKLACSDTSTVNIIGLLSVGLYAVPQICIIFYSYAHILRVCLASFSKSNFKALRTCTPHLLAIVNYAIGCFLEIALSRFNTTDLPYQTKLFLSLYFLIFPPLLNPAIYGLSINFIRARLFRLLSRKRRIEAN from the coding sequence ATGAAAAATTTCTCTGAAGTGACGTCTTTTCATATGACTGCTTACTATGGAATGGAAAAGCTGAAGCCAttgtactttttcattttccttatGATATACATCACCATTATTGTTGAAAATGTCATCTTAATCAGTGTGATTTATCATGAAAAAAGCCTGCATGAGCCCATGTACTTGTTGGTGTGTAACTTGGCAGTGAATGGTCTGTATGGAAGCACAGCTTTACTGCCAGCAGTCCTGAGCAACCTGTTGTTACGCTCATATGACATATCTCTGACACTTTGTCAGACACAGATCTATGCAGTACACACATATGCCATAACTGAATTCACAATTCTTGCAGCGATGAGTTACGACAGGTATGTGGCCATTTGTTATCCACTGCTTTATCATGCCATCATGTCACAAAGACTCGTTAAACTGATTGTTTTTACCTGGCTCTTTCCCTTACTtgcctttttaattgttttttttttcactcttcagCTTAGGTATTGTGGAAGAACAATTGAAAAGTTGTACTGCATGAATTACATTTTAGTCAAACTGGCCTGTTCTGATACGTCTACTGTCAACATAATCGGTCTGTTATCTGTAGGTTTGTACGCAGTTCCACAGATTTGTataatattttattcatatgCACACATCCTAAGAGTATGTTTAGCGTCATTCAGCAAATCCAACTTCAAAGCCCTCCGGACATGCACTCCCCACCTACTAGCGATAGTTAACTACGCAATAGGTTGCTTTTTAGAAATAGCACTAAGTCGATTTAACACAACTGACCTTCCTTACCAAAccaagttgtttttgtctttgtacttTTTGATATTTCCACCACTTCTTAATCCAGCCATCTATGGGTTGAGTATTAATTTTATAAGAGCACGACTGTTCAGGCTTTTAAGCAGAAAAAGGAGGATAGAAGCAAATTAG